The Bacteroidales bacterium nucleotide sequence ACTTCACTTACAACAGATCAGATCAGGTTAATTAAAAGATATACTCCCAATATCACTATTCTTTACGATGGCGATCCGGCTGGGATCAAAGCATCCTTCAGGGGTATTGATATGATCCTTGAACAGGGAATGAATGTTAAGGTTGTACTCTTTCCTGATGGCGAGGACCCGGATTCCTATGCCAGGACCCGAAGAAGTACTGAGGTAACAGAATTTATCAGCCAGAATTCAAAGGATTTTATCAATTTTAAGATTGATCTTTTACTCAAAGAGACAGGTTCCGATCCGATTAAACGGGTAACAGTGCTGAAGGATTTCATTGAGAGCATTTCTTTGATTCCCGACAGGCTTACACGGTTGGCATATGTCAGAGAGAGTGCCCACCAAATGGAAATGGATGAAAGGGCGGTTTTGAGTGAGTTGAATAAACTGCTCAGGAAGAAATTCTCTCAAAAAACCGGGGCAACAGAGGAAGAAGCTTCCATTCTTGAGCCACCTCCCGATCTTTTTGCCCCTGAACAGGATGAAACTTTTGATAAGCTCAGCACCGAATGGCAGGAAAAGGAGATCATCCGGCAGTTATTGCTGTTTGGGGAAGAACCTATCCAGGTTGAATATCCGGATGAGCAATCAGGTAAGCCGGTTAAAATGGAGACTAAAGTGGCACGATTCATCATTACAGATATCAGGAATGATGAAATCTCTTTCTCAAATCCACTTTACCAGAAAATATTTGATGCCGGTTCCAAAACGCTGGATGAGACACAAGACCTCGATTACAGGAAACTTACCAACCATCCTGACAGCGATATTACACAGGCTGTGATTGACCTGATTGCAACAAAATATACCTTCAGTCCGAACTGGGAAAGACGAAAGATCCGCCTTGCACTTGAAAATGAGGTGCTCGATCAACATATTCCTCATTGTATCCTTTCTTTCAAAGCGAAAAGAGTTCGTCAACTGATGAAGGAAATCGAGGATAAAATCAAAGCAGCTGCTACCGTTGAAGAACAACTTGACCTGATGGAGCATTACCGGAATGTTCAAAAAGTTGCCAATATGATCGATTTTGGGAAACTGGGCAGGACAATTATTTAGCGAATCAATAAGGAAGATAGTACTTCTTCCTTTACTTATTTATCTCAGAGGGTTCTCCAATTATTCAGAAATTCCATACTACCTGCTTTTCTGCTTTTAAATTCCGAAAAAAGATGTTCGAATTCAGGAAGTCGGACTACTTTTTTGATAGCGTATTCATATTATCTGCATATATTTGAAATTGAAAATAATCACTGGAATCTGACCGAAAACCCAATCTTCTGTTCAATCCAAGTTATTATTATCTAGTATATTACAACAAATAAGGTTCTAAACAGAATCTTTACAGTTGAAATATCCCAATTCAGTAATTGCCTTGTAAGCAATTTGTTAAGTATTTCGTTCTTTTTGTTATTTCGTTTACTCACTTTACTTGTATCTCGTGTTTGCTTCTTTGATTTTAACCGGCATTTCCATTTAAAATGGAATAGCTGCTGTTGTATCTGTTAAAACCCAAACCAAATTATATTAACCTTAATTATTTTTTATGAAAAAATTACTACTCTTATCTGCAGCAATTTTGATGATTTGCAGATTTAGTTTTGGACAAACCTATTTTAGTGAGTCATTTGAAGGAACCTGGAGTGGGACCCTTCCTGCTCCAAGTGGATGGGTACAAACACATCCAACAGGTTCCGACATTGAGACATGGGAAAAATCTGTATGGACTACAGTATGGACTCCAGCTGGAAATGGTACCAGGCCAACAGGAACACCCTACGGTACAGCTGTAGCGCATTTT carries:
- a CDS encoding DNA primase — encoded protein: MYLKLNFGNCLFPGGNYNSHQLLQVKSQSLIPHPTIESILDASRIEEVVGDFVSLKKRGSNLVGLCPFHNERTPSFHVSPVKGIFKCFGCGKAGNSVNFVMEHEKFTYPEALRYLAKKYHIDIQEEEESPEQLQEKTAREGLSVLSEFASKFFAEQLIQSDEGRSVGLSYFHERGFSDDTIQKFQLGYCHDEWDHFTKHALKQGYSLDMLEKTGLTINKDGKQYDRFRGRVMFPIHSQAGRVIGFGGRIMSSDKTKPKYVNSPESEIYNKSKVLYGIAFAKNAIAANDMCFLVEGYTDVISLHQAGIQNVVSSSGTSLTTDQIRLIKRYTPNITILYDGDPAGIKASFRGIDMILEQGMNVKVVLFPDGEDPDSYARTRRSTEVTEFISQNSKDFINFKIDLLLKETGSDPIKRVTVLKDFIESISLIPDRLTRLAYVRESAHQMEMDERAVLSELNKLLRKKFSQKTGATEEEASILEPPPDLFAPEQDETFDKLSTEWQEKEIIRQLLLFGEEPIQVEYPDEQSGKPVKMETKVARFIITDIRNDEISFSNPLYQKIFDAGSKTLDETQDLDYRKLTNHPDSDITQAVIDLIATKYTFSPNWERRKIRLALENEVLDQHIPHCILSFKAKRVRQLMKEIEDKIKAAATVEEQLDLMEHYRNVQKVANMIDFGKLGRTII